The sequence GAAAAACCCAAGTTGTAAGCGGAGTGTCTGCCCAAATACAGCTTCCCGAAGTTTAGCCACCATCCGTACCTTAAAGGACTCAAGCTGCCGTACCGACAAATATTTGAACAGGTTATTGAACAATACAGACAGAACAATAACGACACAAACGAACCGAAGCGTACCGACCTGGCCGTATGTATAAAAAGCCTGCGCAAAATAGTAATTAAAGACACGGGCTGGCGAGGTAACCACTGAAATCAGCGAGGGCGCTGGCTGGCTCAATAGTTGCTGCATCTGTTTGGTATCGACCTGGTTGAACAGGGTACTCAGCAACGGAATGAGGAGGGCAAAATTCAAAACACCAAACACACTGGACATCAGCGACGTCAGCACAAATGGCGTCAGGAAGCGACCCAGCGGCCTGGCAAACGAGAGTAAGCGAAGATATGTTTTCATTGGTTATGCAAAGGTAATCTATCTCCAGCTATCAACCCTTCATACAACTTCCAGTACTCTGCGGCCACGGCTGGCCAGCTAAATCCGGCGGCCCGTTTGCGTAATCGCTCCTGCCGAAGCTCATTCTGCCCAAAATCATGCAATCCATCATGGATGAGTTTAGCCATATTTTCCGGTTCGAAGTTTTCAAAGTAATAGGCTTCTTTGCCCCCAACTTCGGGTAAGCTCGTCAGATTGGAAATGAATACGGGTTTCCCAAACGTCATGGCTTCGGCAACGGGCAAGCCAAACCCTTCCGACAACGACGGAAACAAAAACGCTTCACAGTGTTCATAGAGCCATAATTTGGTCGCTTCATCCACTGGGCCGGGCATCAGCAGGCGGTCGGAAAGACCCAGTTTTTGAGCCTGTTCGCGAATGTGTTCCGCGTAAGGATGCCGGTCGGGCCCAGCCAACACGAGTCGATAATCGGGAAAAGCTTCGAGTAACGGTAGCAGCGTATGAACGTTTTTTTTCGGATGAATAACACCCACGAATAGAAAAAAGGGCGAATCGGTAAAGGAGCGAATGGCTAAATCGGATGGTAGTTCAGTTGGTGTTTTAGCAGGATCGACAGCAACACCAGTATAGACGACTTTAAGTGGCAATGTTTCCGGAATCCGCAAATGCTCCCGCACGACCGAGGCTGTGTAGGCCGATCCAGCCGTTAACAACGCTGCCCGGTTTATTTTACGCTGAAGACGAGCCAGTTTACGCGCTTTTTTATCGACGGAATAATCAGCCCGCTCCAGAAAATTAAGGTCATAAATTGTCAGAATCAGCTTTGACCGCAATGGCAAATACATCGAATCCTGGTGCAGACAGTGCCAGACATCATAGTTTCCGGAAATCCATAGCTTCTGCCGCCAGGATGCTTCGATATAATTTACCGCATTTCCGAAAACACCACTTTGGCCTTTCGGTACCAGAAACGTTATGTTCCATGAGTCGGGGCGCTGGCGAACAAGTTCATGGCCAAGATGCAGACATACCTGCCCAAGGCCGCTATTCAGGTCGCGCAGACGCTCGGCATCGATAAAAATAGAAGGCATAAAGACATTTTAACGGCAAAGTTACACTTCCCCCGTTAAACGTTCTCCCCGAATGTAATGCCTTTCTTTACTATTGATAGGCAACTCTTCCAGAAATCTTGCCTTCACTAACATACGAATATCATTCCTGGCAGTTTGATTTGAAACCCCTAATCGTGTCTCTACTTCCTTGATAGACAATATACTGTTAGGATCTTGCCTTAGCCATTCAACAATCTGGGCTTGACGGGGCGATAACTTTTCCTGGCGTTGCAGAATGAGTAATTGACGTTTTTCCTGATTTTTTCGATCAATGTATTTCTTCAGTTCATCATACGCCCGACTAAGCGTTTTTACCTGGTAGAGTACAAAGTAAGTAAGGTCGTTTTCATCAGCTTCAGTATACTGAAACGCCCGGTAATACTGCGCTCTTGACTGCATGATGACTCTGGAAATAGATAAGTATTCGGTTAGCCAGTAGCCCTTGCGTAACAGATACCAATAAAATAAGGCTCTGGCCGTTCGACCATTGCCATCAGTAAACGGATGAAAATAGCCAATCAAGAAATGGATAATACTCGCTTTAACTACTGGGTGTACAAAAAAATCAGGTGTTTCATCGTTGAAAAACCGACATAGATCATCAATAAATGTTGGCAGTGATGAATGAGAGGGAGGAGTATGAATAATATCTCCATTAATAGCATCGACCACATAAATAGTATCGTGTGATCGAATTCGACCTGATTCTTCCGGATTGTCTAGTGTATCAGCCGTCATTAGCCGATGTAATTCCATTAAATTGTTACTGGTTAAAGAATCTTTTCTTATGTCAATAATGTGTTGAATGGTTAAATAATTATTGACAATCATTCGCTCCGACATATTTTTTGGCGGGCGCTTTTTGCGAAGCATTTCTTTAGCTACTATCCGTGATGTTATAGCCCCTTCGATCTGGCTGGATGCAATCGATTCCTCCATGATTGATCCAATCAGATAATGGTGTTTATCCACTTCACTAGCAGCCTTTGTTTGTTTACCAGATGCGCCCGCCAGATGAAGGTCAAACTCGTGTAATTGCTTTTCCAGCGAATCTGTCTTTGTAAAATAGAATCCTTCGTGGCCAACTTCGAAATAACGCCTATTATGGAAACGATCTTCCTTAACAATAGACCAAAGATCTATTGGTGTCAAGACATCTTTATATTCAACCGGAACCTTATATTTTACATCGCTCCAATACAGATAGTCATCGTTAATTTTTCGAATAATACCCTTCTGATACAGCGCTGCATGAGCATCTAGACGCCCTTTTTTAATAAAGTCCTGAAAGTATTCTATATATGATTTATAGGTTGGCGTCGGTTCTATTTTTCCCATTATTTCAAAAATTTGGAAATATTGTGAAATAATGGGCAATCTACTACATGTATAGTAATCGAGCAATATTCAATCGATCAACGATTAACTCATCTTTGTTCAGGACTATCTTTGCACCATGACTTTACAGAATGACTTGCTACTCCGTACTGCTCGGGGTGAATTGACGGAACGAGTTCCGGTCTGGATGATGCGGCAGGCAGGCCGTGTACTGCCTCAATACCGGGCTGTTCGGGAGCAGGCCGGGAGTTTTATTACGTTGGCGAAAACCCCCGAACTGGCCGCAGAAGTGACGATTCAGCCGGTCGATGCATTCGACGTAGATGCTGCCATTATTTTCTCCGATATTCTGGTCGTGCCCGAAGCGATGGGACTTCCGTATGAGATGATCGAAAGTCGGGGGCCAGTGTTTCCATCAACTGTCCGCACGATGACCGACTTGAGCCGTCTGCGGGTTGCCGATGCCGAAAGTGATCTGGGTTACGTATTGGATGCCATCAAGTTGACAAAAAAAGAGCTGAATGGGCGTGTTCCGCTGATCGGTTTTGCAGGTGCGCCCTTCACCATTTTTTGCTACATGACCGAAGGAAAAGGCTCCAAAACGTTTTCGGTTGCCAAGAAACTTCTCTATACCGATCCCGACTTCGCCCACGCACTCCTTCAGCAAATTACCGACAGTACGATTGGTTATTTGCAGGCTCAGATTCGGGCAGGAGCCGATTTGGTTCAGATTTTTGACTCCTGGGCGGGCATTCTGTCGCCAGAACAATACCGTACCTTCTCTCTGCCTTACATCAAACAGATTTGCGATCTGATAACGGATGTCCCAATAACAGTCTTCGCCAAGGGAGCCTTTTTTGCCCGGCATGATATTGGGCAGTTGAGTTGCGACGTGGTCGGCCTGGACTGGAACATGGACCCACATGAATCGCGTCAGTTAATTCCGGACCGTGTCCTTCAGGGTAACCTCGACCCCTGTGTGCTTTACGCCGATTTTGCCCAGATTCGGGCTGAAGTGAAGCAAATGTTCAATTCGTTTGGGCATCAGCATTACATTGCCAACCTGGGGCACGGCATTTACCCCGACACCGACCCCGACAAAGCGCGGTGCTTTGTTGATGCAGTGAAAGAAATGTAACCTGGCAAAACGCCGGTTAAGGTGTAGACAATGAGTTGCTCTACAGCTTAACCGGCGACTTCTTGGACAACTTACATTCAGGCCTTTCGCTTCGAGCCTTGCCACCGCAACTGCGGACGGTGGTTATCACAAGTAGGATCCCGTGGCACGGCTCGAAGCGAAAGCCTTTACATTATAAGCTCTCTTTTGCTTCTTCTTTCAATTGGGCCTTATCAATCGGTACAACACCTACTGATTCACAAACCAGTCCACCGCCCAGATTCGACAATCCGGCAATAATACTGGCCGATTGCTTCAAAGCCACACAGCAGGCGGCAATACTGATGACCGTATCGCCCGCTCCCGACACGTCGGCAATCTTACGAATGTGCGCTGGCAACTGGCGTTTTTCGCCGTTGAAATCAATAAATACACCTCGCTCAGAAAGCGTAATTAAGGCTCCCTTTACATTAAGTCTGTCTTTTAATTCTTCGACAGCCGCCTGAAACTCTTCGGCATTATCTACATCGAATTCAAGTTTCAATCCTTCGCGTAGTTCTTTCAGGTTGGGCTTAAACAGGGTCGTGTTTTGGTAGGACAGGAAGTTTCGCTTTTTCGGATCAACCACCGTGGGCACTCCCTGCTCATTGGCAAAGTCAGTGATTTCAGCGATGGCTTCTTTACTCAATACCCCTTTATCGTAATCCTCAAAAATAATAACATGACAGGTTGGGATCAGCTCTTTAGCCTTGGCGATCAACTGATTCCGTTCCTCGCTGGTGATGTATCTATCGGTCTCTGTATCGACCCGCACGACCTGTTGAGAGCTGGCAATAATACGCTCTTTAATCGTTGTAATTCGGTCGTTACTACGGATGAGTCCATCGCAGTTAAGCTTTCGTTCATTGAGTTGCCCAATCAGTCGGTCACCGGGTTCGTCGGTTCCAATGACCGAACAGATGATCGCTTCGGCGCCTAATGCCTGTACGTTCAGTAACACATTACCGGCTCCCCCGAGCCGAAGTTCGCGCCGGTCGACGGTTACAACAGGCACAGGCGCTTCGGGCGAAATGCGCTCAACATGCCCCCACACATAAGAATCGAGCATTACATCGCCTATAATCAGGACGCGCAGTTTATCGAATTGGTCGAACAGTTCGTCAATGGTCATATCCAGGACCGGACTCATAGGCGCAAATCATCTTGTTTCAGGATACAAAGAAACGAAAAGCAGCAGTGATTTTCGAACGGAGTCTGGTAGATTGAGGAAGCGGAGCCTCGCTGCTGCATCTTTCAATAAAACTTGCCTCCCAAAACGCGCTTTGCCTGAACGATACGAAAAAAGTATATTGAGCTTTTATTAAAGAGACGTTTTCACAAAAAACACAGTTTATACCACTGACTTACCTGGCTTTCCCGTTCCACTGTCGGCTCATTGCTATGCAACGTACCTCACTAAAAATAGAACCAGACTCAATGCCATTCCTCACTGTCAAATGCTTCCTGAGGATTATTTTAGCAGGATATTAGAAATAATCCAGACAAGAACCTTTAAGAAATAAACTCATTGGCAATCTTTGTTGTGCGAGAGTTGGATAGGCGATTGTTCACCAACTACAAAACAAATTAGATAAGCCCTCTCAATCACATACCTTATGTATTTCCTTGGCTTCGACCTGGGCAGTTCGTCCGTTAAAGCGTGTTTAGTTAATGCCGAAAGCGGTACTGCCGTTGCTTCTGCTTTTTTTCCTGAAACCGAAATGGCAATCGAAGCTCCTCAGCCGGGTTTCGCCGAACAACAACCCGAAAACTGGTGGAAAAACGCCTGTCTGGCCAGTAAAGCTGTTCTGAAAAAAGCCAATGTTCAACCCGGCGACGTAAAAGCCATCGGTATTTCTTACCAGATGCACGGACTGGTTGTTGTCGACAAAGACTTTACGGTTCTACGCCCATCCATCATCTGGTGCGACAGCCGGGCGGTTCCTTTTGGCAATCGTGCGTTCGATGATCTTGGCCATGATCGTACCCTTCAACATCTACTCAATTCACCCGGCAACTTCACGGCGGCCAAGCTCGCCTGGGTGAAAGCTCATGAACCCGATGTATACGCTCAGATGCATAAATTTATGCTTCCTGGCGATTATCTGGCGGCCCGTATGACTGGTGATATTGTAACAACGGCTTCGGGCCTGTCGGAAGGCGTGTTCTGGGATTTTCAGGACGATC comes from Spirosoma aureum and encodes:
- a CDS encoding glycosyltransferase family 4 protein, which translates into the protein MPSIFIDAERLRDLNSGLGQVCLHLGHELVRQRPDSWNITFLVPKGQSGVFGNAVNYIEASWRQKLWISGNYDVWHCLHQDSMYLPLRSKLILTIYDLNFLERADYSVDKKARKLARLQRKINRAALLTAGSAYTASVVREHLRIPETLPLKVVYTGVAVDPAKTPTELPSDLAIRSFTDSPFFLFVGVIHPKKNVHTLLPLLEAFPDYRLVLAGPDRHPYAEHIREQAQKLGLSDRLLMPGPVDEATKLWLYEHCEAFLFPSLSEGFGLPVAEAMTFGKPVFISNLTSLPEVGGKEAYYFENFEPENMAKLIHDGLHDFGQNELRQERLRKRAAGFSWPAVAAEYWKLYEGLIAGDRLPLHNQ
- a CDS encoding Fic family protein produces the protein MGKIEPTPTYKSYIEYFQDFIKKGRLDAHAALYQKGIIRKINDDYLYWSDVKYKVPVEYKDVLTPIDLWSIVKEDRFHNRRYFEVGHEGFYFTKTDSLEKQLHEFDLHLAGASGKQTKAASEVDKHHYLIGSIMEESIASSQIEGAITSRIVAKEMLRKKRPPKNMSERMIVNNYLTIQHIIDIRKDSLTSNNLMELHRLMTADTLDNPEESGRIRSHDTIYVVDAINGDIIHTPPSHSSLPTFIDDLCRFFNDETPDFFVHPVVKASIIHFLIGYFHPFTDGNGRTARALFYWYLLRKGYWLTEYLSISRVIMQSRAQYYRAFQYTEADENDLTYFVLYQVKTLSRAYDELKKYIDRKNQEKRQLLILQRQEKLSPRQAQIVEWLRQDPNSILSIKEVETRLGVSNQTARNDIRMLVKARFLEELPINSKERHYIRGERLTGEV
- the hemE gene encoding uroporphyrinogen decarboxylase, giving the protein MTLQNDLLLRTARGELTERVPVWMMRQAGRVLPQYRAVREQAGSFITLAKTPELAAEVTIQPVDAFDVDAAIIFSDILVVPEAMGLPYEMIESRGPVFPSTVRTMTDLSRLRVADAESDLGYVLDAIKLTKKELNGRVPLIGFAGAPFTIFCYMTEGKGSKTFSVAKKLLYTDPDFAHALLQQITDSTIGYLQAQIRAGADLVQIFDSWAGILSPEQYRTFSLPYIKQICDLITDVPITVFAKGAFFARHDIGQLSCDVVGLDWNMDPHESRQLIPDRVLQGNLDPCVLYADFAQIRAEVKQMFNSFGHQHYIANLGHGIYPDTDPDKARCFVDAVKEM
- a CDS encoding bifunctional heptose 7-phosphate kinase/heptose 1-phosphate adenyltransferase, with translation MSPVLDMTIDELFDQFDKLRVLIIGDVMLDSYVWGHVERISPEAPVPVVTVDRRELRLGGAGNVLLNVQALGAEAIICSVIGTDEPGDRLIGQLNERKLNCDGLIRSNDRITTIKERIIASSQQVVRVDTETDRYITSEERNQLIAKAKELIPTCHVIIFEDYDKGVLSKEAIAEITDFANEQGVPTVVDPKKRNFLSYQNTTLFKPNLKELREGLKLEFDVDNAEEFQAAVEELKDRLNVKGALITLSERGVFIDFNGEKRQLPAHIRKIADVSGAGDTVISIAACCVALKQSASIIAGLSNLGGGLVCESVGVVPIDKAQLKEEAKESL